From a single Nitrospirota bacterium genomic region:
- a CDS encoding ribbon-helix-helix protein, CopG family translates to MKRTTIFAEDDLLREIKEISKDEDRSVAEVIREAMVVYVAQKRRKARKLSFIGIGDSGRRSVSERHEELLWKKDSE, encoded by the coding sequence ATGAAGAGGACGACCATATTCGCTGAAGATGATTTACTGAGAGAGATCAAGGAAATCTCAAAAGACGAGGACCGGAGTGTGGCTGAGGTAATACGGGAGGCCATGGTCGTTTACGTCGCGCAGAAGCGGCGCAAGGCAAGAAAACTCTCGTTCATCGGTATCGGCGACAGCGGCAGGAGAAGCGTTTCGGAAAGGCACGAGGAGCTCCTCTGGAAAAAGGATTCAGAATAG
- the argB gene encoding acetylglutamate kinase — MEKLVEKAQILIESLPYIRNFYGKTFVIKYGGAAQVEEALKDSFAQDVVLLNFIGIKPIIIHGGGPRISQTMKKMGKEPAFVQGQRVTDKETMDIVEMVLGGLINKEIVALINNHGGKAVGLSGKDGGLIRARKKLLRKTAGTGGEEVIDIGLVGEVEAVAPDIIDAVEQGGFIPVISPIGVGSKGEAYNINADYVASAIAAALKAEKFILLTDVPGINDKKGDIISTVHKKEVKKLIDNGTITGGMLPKVQACTRAIDAGVRKTHIVDGRVPHCLLLEIFTKEGIGTEIVG; from the coding sequence ATGGAGAAACTGGTCGAAAAGGCGCAGATACTGATCGAATCGCTGCCGTATATACGGAACTTCTACGGAAAGACCTTTGTCATAAAATACGGGGGCGCGGCGCAGGTCGAAGAGGCGCTCAAGGATTCCTTTGCCCAGGATGTGGTCCTCCTGAACTTCATCGGCATCAAGCCGATCATCATCCACGGCGGCGGACCGCGGATCAGCCAGACCATGAAGAAGATGGGCAAGGAGCCGGCCTTTGTCCAGGGGCAGCGGGTAACGGACAAGGAGACCATGGACATCGTCGAGATGGTCCTGGGCGGCCTCATCAACAAGGAGATCGTCGCCCTCATCAATAACCACGGCGGCAAGGCGGTGGGTCTCAGCGGCAAGGACGGGGGCCTCATCAGGGCGAGGAAAAAGCTGCTCAGGAAGACGGCCGGGACCGGCGGGGAAGAGGTGATCGATATAGGGCTGGTCGGCGAAGTAGAAGCCGTTGCTCCCGATATCATCGACGCCGTCGAGCAGGGGGGATTCATCCCCGTCATTTCGCCGATAGGCGTCGGCAGCAAGGGGGAGGCCTATAACATCAATGCGGATTACGTCGCCTCCGCTATCGCCGCAGCGCTGAAGGCGGAGAAGTTCATTCTCCTCACCGATGTTCCCGGCATCAACGACAAGAAGGGCGACATCATCTCGACGGTCCACAAAAAAGAGGTGAAGAAGCTCATCGACAACGGCACGATTACCGGAGGAATGCTCCCGAAAGTGCAGGCCTGCACGCGCGCTATCGATGCCGGGGTGCGGAAGACCCACATCGTCGACGGGCGGGTCCCCCACTGCCTTCTCCTCGAGATATTCACGAAAGAGGGGATAGGAACCGAGATCGTAGGGTAG
- the xerA gene encoding site-specific tyrosine recombinase/integron integrase has protein sequence MEKKRRKDRMPARTRGGVSERVMEQYVKKFLTHLDVERGVSPHTLRAYKRDLRDFAAYCPADPERIDMIDIRGFVAEQIMRGKGKSTVARKLATLRSFFTYLYQEGYVAVNHARLVPTPRAPKRLPNFLSVDDAFELVQTPEGMGLIPVRDRAILELLYSSGLRISEAAGLAIDDVNLREGLVKARGKGKKERIVPIGEKARDALKSYLIERMLFRKKRALPADDNAFFLNRNGERLTDRQMRRIVVKYARLIGINGQIGPHTLRHTFATHLLVGGADLRSIQELLGHSSLSTTQKYTHLDIGHLIDVYDKAHPLADREGPKAPPPKTKNP, from the coding sequence ATGGAAAAGAAGAGACGAAAAGACAGGATGCCCGCCCGGACCCGGGGCGGGGTTTCCGAGAGGGTGATGGAGCAATACGTTAAAAAGTTCCTTACCCATCTCGATGTCGAACGGGGCGTGTCGCCGCATACGCTCCGGGCGTATAAGCGGGATCTGCGCGACTTTGCCGCGTACTGCCCGGCAGACCCCGAGCGCATCGATATGATCGATATCCGGGGTTTTGTTGCGGAACAGATCATGAGGGGCAAGGGAAAATCGACGGTGGCGCGCAAGCTGGCGACGCTGCGGTCGTTCTTCACCTATCTCTATCAGGAAGGCTATGTCGCGGTCAATCATGCCAGGCTGGTGCCGACGCCCAGAGCGCCGAAGCGCCTCCCCAACTTCCTCTCCGTTGACGACGCCTTCGAGCTCGTCCAGACGCCCGAGGGAATGGGGCTCATCCCGGTCAGGGACCGGGCGATTCTCGAGCTGCTCTATTCGAGCGGTCTCCGGATAAGCGAAGCAGCGGGTCTCGCCATCGACGATGTGAATTTACGGGAGGGTCTCGTAAAAGCCCGGGGAAAGGGTAAAAAAGAGCGGATCGTGCCGATCGGCGAAAAAGCGCGCGATGCCTTGAAGTCGTACCTGATCGAGCGTATGCTCTTCAGAAAGAAGAGGGCACTTCCCGCCGACGACAACGCCTTCTTCCTGAACCGGAACGGCGAGCGGCTGACCGACCGCCAGATGCGGCGCATCGTCGTCAAGTATGCCCGGCTCATCGGCATCAACGGCCAGATCGGCCCGCATACCCTTCGCCACACCTTTGCGACCCATCTGCTGGTGGGCGGCGCTGACCTGAGGTCCATCCAGGAGCTCCTCGGCCACTCGTCGCTCTCGACCACGCAAAAATATACGCATCTCGATATCGGGCACCTGATCGATGTCTACGACAAGGCGCACCCCCTCGCCGACAGAGAGGGGCCTAAGGCTCCGCCGCCGAAGACAAAAAATCCGTAG
- a CDS encoding PIN domain-containing protein — protein MDSVLLDTGVVYALADRKDSWHKQSAAFISGFKGRIIVPSSVIPEACHLLNTYLGRMAENEFISSLINKAITIEHFTARDLVRGLEIMMQYNDLNLGFTDASIIAISERLKIRKILTTDRRHFSAVRPEHWDSFILLP, from the coding sequence ATAGATTCCGTCCTTCTCGATACAGGCGTCGTCTACGCCCTTGCAGACAGAAAAGACTCCTGGCACAAGCAGTCCGCAGCCTTCATAAGCGGGTTCAAGGGCAGGATCATCGTCCCGTCCTCCGTAATCCCCGAGGCATGTCATCTCCTGAATACCTATCTGGGCCGGATGGCTGAAAATGAATTCATCAGCTCCCTTATAAATAAAGCAATCACCATCGAACACTTCACCGCTCGCGATCTTGTGCGGGGTCTTGAAATCATGATGCAGTACAACGATCTCAATCTCGGCTTCACGGACGCCTCGATCATCGCCATATCGGAAAGGCTGAAAATACGAAAGATCCTGACTACGGACAGAAGGCATTTCTCGGCAGTGAGGCCGGAGCACTGGGATTCTTTCATCTTATTGCCGTAA
- the ileS gene encoding isoleucine--tRNA ligase: MPIEYKDTLNLPQTDFPMRANLSQREPEILGFWAEKRVYQKLQEKNRNNKSYILHDGPPYANGNIHIGHALNKILKDIIVKYKSMQGLYAPYVPGWDCHGLPIELQVDKMLGEEKKRGPVLEGDKVDVLRKRQLCREYADKYVHIQREEFKRLGVFGDWDRPYLTMSYGYEASIVREFFRFVKNGSVYKGKKPVHWCPSCVTALAEAEVEYAEKESPSIFVRFRVLDEDAASFLPQLKGRDTYIVIWTTTPWTLPANLALAVHPDLVYVAVEDGNEAHLVAEDNLAQLKERQVVKGEVTVRVTGSALEGMRARHPFVDRESKVILGDFVTVGEGSGIVHIAPGHGEDDYNAGLRYGLDIYAPVDDRGRFTKAVPQFEGQFVFKANDAIIETLKERHALLGVQTIRHSYPHCWRCKKPVIFRATAQWFISMEHGDLRGRSLKEIERVSWIPAWGRERIYGMVSNRPDWCVSRQRAWGVPITLITCDDCGAFVNDEKLFDAIVALTEQQGADAWFRLDPAELLGKDYTCPGCSGRSFKKEMDILDVWFDSGVSHAAVLERDDRLSWPADLYLEGSDQHRGWFQSSLLASVGTRGRAPYNTVLTHGFTVDGQGKKMSKSLGNVIAPQEIIKANGAEIVRLWVSAEDYRDDVRLSKEIITRLTEAYRKIRNTARYLLGNIYDYDGKDYSGSLLEIDRWAMSRLQGLTRRVSAAYEEFDFHEAFHSLYNFCVVDMSSFYLDILKDRLYTFRKDSAERRAAQWVLYRMVTDMTKLMAPILSFTAEEIWGYLPSRDAESVFLSPFPSAEKQFLDERLEERWEKLIAMRDEANKALEIKRKEKVIGNSLEAKLVLYLSDEDLRFLEGYRDFLPALFIVSEAELKPAAERTPDAYQSTEMTGLAITVARAAGEKCERCWNWSTKVGAFKDHPEICDRCHRALS; this comes from the coding sequence ATGCCGATCGAGTATAAAGATACCCTTAATCTACCACAGACCGACTTCCCGATGCGGGCGAACCTCAGCCAGAGAGAGCCCGAGATACTCGGGTTCTGGGCGGAGAAGCGCGTCTACCAGAAGCTCCAGGAGAAGAACAGGAATAACAAGAGCTATATACTGCATGACGGGCCGCCCTATGCCAACGGGAACATCCATATCGGCCATGCCCTGAACAAGATACTGAAAGACATCATCGTCAAATACAAGTCCATGCAGGGCTTGTATGCCCCCTATGTCCCGGGCTGGGACTGCCACGGCCTCCCGATCGAGCTGCAGGTCGACAAGATGCTCGGCGAGGAGAAGAAACGCGGCCCGGTCCTCGAGGGTGATAAGGTCGATGTGCTCCGCAAGCGGCAGCTCTGCAGGGAGTACGCCGACAAGTATGTGCACATCCAGCGGGAAGAGTTCAAACGCCTCGGCGTCTTCGGCGACTGGGACCGGCCTTATCTCACCATGTCGTACGGCTACGAGGCTTCGATCGTACGGGAATTTTTCCGCTTTGTGAAGAACGGTTCGGTCTATAAGGGGAAGAAGCCGGTCCATTGGTGTCCCTCCTGTGTCACGGCACTTGCCGAGGCCGAGGTGGAGTACGCGGAGAAAGAGTCGCCGTCGATCTTCGTCCGCTTCCGGGTCCTCGACGAGGATGCGGCGTCGTTCCTTCCCCAGCTGAAGGGAAGGGATACCTACATCGTCATCTGGACGACCACGCCCTGGACGCTCCCGGCGAACCTCGCCCTTGCGGTGCATCCCGACCTCGTCTATGTCGCGGTAGAGGACGGCAACGAGGCGCACCTCGTCGCCGAGGACAACCTTGCGCAGTTGAAAGAGCGGCAGGTGGTCAAGGGCGAGGTGACCGTCAGAGTGACGGGAAGCGCGCTGGAAGGCATGCGGGCGCGCCATCCCTTTGTCGACAGGGAGTCGAAGGTCATCCTCGGCGACTTCGTTACGGTCGGCGAAGGCAGCGGCATCGTACATATCGCTCCGGGCCATGGTGAAGACGACTATAACGCGGGGCTGCGGTACGGCCTCGACATCTACGCGCCGGTGGACGACAGGGGCAGGTTCACCAAAGCGGTCCCGCAGTTCGAGGGCCAGTTCGTCTTCAAGGCCAATGACGCCATCATCGAGACCCTGAAGGAGCGGCACGCCCTCCTCGGCGTCCAGACGATACGCCACTCCTATCCGCACTGCTGGCGCTGCAAGAAGCCGGTCATCTTCAGGGCCACGGCGCAGTGGTTCATCTCCATGGAGCACGGCGATTTGAGGGGCAGGAGCCTCAAGGAAATAGAGCGTGTCTCATGGATACCCGCCTGGGGAAGGGAGCGGATCTACGGCATGGTCTCGAACAGGCCCGACTGGTGCGTTTCGCGGCAGCGGGCGTGGGGCGTCCCGATCACGCTCATCACCTGCGACGACTGCGGCGCTTTTGTGAATGACGAAAAGCTCTTCGATGCCATCGTAGCGCTGACCGAGCAGCAGGGCGCCGACGCCTGGTTCAGGCTGGACCCCGCGGAACTGCTGGGCAAGGATTATACCTGTCCCGGATGCAGCGGCAGGTCCTTTAAAAAGGAGATGGACATCCTCGATGTCTGGTTCGACTCCGGGGTGAGCCATGCTGCGGTGCTGGAGCGGGATGACCGCCTCTCGTGGCCGGCCGACCTCTATCTCGAGGGGAGCGATCAGCACCGGGGCTGGTTCCAGAGCTCGCTGCTCGCCAGTGTCGGCACCCGGGGGAGGGCGCCCTACAACACCGTCCTGACCCACGGCTTCACCGTCGACGGACAGGGAAAGAAGATGTCCAAGTCGCTCGGGAATGTCATCGCGCCCCAGGAGATCATCAAGGCAAACGGCGCCGAGATCGTCCGCCTCTGGGTCTCTGCAGAGGATTACCGCGACGACGTGCGCCTCTCGAAGGAGATCATCACCCGGCTGACCGAAGCGTACCGGAAGATCAGGAACACCGCCCGGTACCTCCTCGGCAACATCTACGACTATGACGGGAAGGACTACAGCGGGAGTCTCCTCGAGATCGACCGCTGGGCGATGAGCAGGCTGCAGGGCCTGACCAGGAGGGTATCGGCCGCCTATGAAGAGTTCGACTTCCACGAGGCGTTCCACTCTCTCTACAACTTCTGCGTTGTGGACATGAGCTCCTTCTATCTCGACATCCTCAAAGACCGGCTCTACACCTTCAGAAAGGATTCCGCCGAGCGCCGGGCCGCGCAGTGGGTCCTCTACCGGATGGTGACCGATATGACGAAGCTCATGGCGCCCATACTCTCCTTTACCGCGGAAGAGATCTGGGGATACCTTCCGAGCAGAGACGCGGAGAGCGTCTTCCTGTCGCCGTTTCCGTCCGCCGAGAAGCAGTTCCTCGACGAACGGCTCGAGGAGCGCTGGGAAAAGCTCATCGCCATGCGGGATGAGGCGAACAAGGCCCTCGAGATAAAGAGGAAAGAGAAGGTCATCGGCAACTCCCTCGAGGCAAAGCTGGTCCTTTATCTTTCCGATGAGGACCTGCGGTTCTTGGAGGGATACCGTGACTTCCTTCCCGCCCTCTTCATCGTTTCCGAGGCGGAGCTGAAGCCCGCTGCGGAAAGGACCCCTGATGCCTACCAGAGCACAGAAATGACGGGTCTCGCCATCACGGTTGCACGCGCTGCGGGTGAGAAGTGCGAGCGGTGCTGGAACTGGAGCACCAAGGTGGGCGCCTTCAAGGACCACCCGGAGATCTGCGACCGGTGCCACCGCGCCCTCTCATGA
- a CDS encoding septal ring lytic transglycosylase RlpA family protein, whose amino-acid sequence MRISAGISYKPEDRDTGTRGRGECTAFCLFSSPSLRLSVSSLLLALTLASCSSVRHVAPPESATFTPVEQAESQERPSGFQELKGTRRECVASWYGPEFHGRPTSSGERFNMHALTCAHKEFPFGTKLKVINTKNKKEVECVVNDRGPFIAGRELDLSYAAAKKIDLIGAGIQTVIIEPLGRDLRYAKYIRYGVMDTTLTLQVGSFKEAVNAKRLKMALDMKHKSVYIMEADIGGTKYFRVRIGKFTSRDDAVALGKALADEGYTILVTKFEQQL is encoded by the coding sequence ATGAGGATCTCAGCAGGTATATCTTATAAACCGGAAGACCGGGACACGGGGACGCGGGGACGCGGGGAGTGTACTGCTTTCTGCCTCTTCTCATCCCCGTCTCTCCGTCTCTCCGTATCCTCCCTACTTCTTGCCCTGACCCTCGCCTCGTGCTCTTCCGTCCGCCATGTCGCTCCGCCGGAAAGTGCTACGTTCACCCCTGTTGAGCAGGCCGAGAGCCAGGAACGCCCTTCGGGCTTTCAGGAGCTCAAAGGGACGCGGCGGGAGTGTGTCGCCTCGTGGTACGGCCCCGAGTTCCACGGCAGGCCCACCTCGTCGGGGGAGCGCTTCAACATGCATGCGCTGACCTGCGCTCATAAGGAATTCCCCTTCGGGACAAAACTGAAAGTCATCAACACGAAAAATAAAAAAGAGGTGGAGTGCGTCGTCAATGACCGGGGCCCCTTCATCGCCGGACGGGAGCTGGACCTCTCCTATGCCGCAGCCAAAAAGATAGACCTGATCGGAGCGGGAATCCAGACCGTTATTATCGAGCCCCTCGGAAGAGACCTGCGCTATGCGAAATATATCCGCTACGGCGTAATGGATACGACGCTTACCCTCCAGGTCGGCTCCTTCAAGGAGGCGGTGAATGCAAAACGCCTGAAGATGGCCCTGGATATGAAGCATAAAAGCGTCTATATCATGGAGGCCGACATCGGCGGCACAAAATACTTCAGGGTAAGGATCGGCAAGTTCACCAGCAGGGATGACGCCGTCGCTCTCGGCAAGGCTCTTGCCGACGAGGGGTATACTATCCTGGTGACGAAGTTCGAGCAGCAGCTGTAA
- a CDS encoding diguanylate cyclase: MISLLLGSIVEKKDLSVRRNASLRTLIELMNKNDKGVVVVLAGRKPLGILTERDIVELLFNGVDLDETAEQHARKHLITTKSDRTIGYALNLMIDNNIRRMIVLDEENDFLGVITQKDMLRHLENDFYRAAIRVRHLLDRLQPLISAPPDAALNDVLKIIVKHKISSVPLVKSGRAVGIITEKDIIKLAARRVPLARKVSGYMSKPVIAVDPATTLVDVVAAMNDRDIRRVVVNDEEGRALGIITIKDVLRNLEGDYSEFLERKLRHAKDVLNLLPEMMIEVSDARKEHLVAWVNEMVLARFGRKLIDRPVTRLIPVKTWEKICSGLRRSGTVEDVRFRKDSQIYELSGFFIKTDGKAERGRIQLIIRDITEDIRLSTTDPLTGLYNRRFIHEFLVKEIERSKRLDKSFSVVILDLDDFKRLNDTYGHPAGDAVLRAIAQMITDNVRRADIAGRYGGEEFIVIMPESASGIASYAAERLRSRIEQQAIELPKKKRASLTASFGVATFPQDGTSPDDLLVAADDRLYRAKREGKNRVVFE, encoded by the coding sequence ATGATCAGCCTGCTGCTTGGCTCCATCGTCGAGAAAAAGGATCTCTCCGTCAGGCGGAACGCCTCCCTGAGGACTCTCATCGAGCTGATGAACAAGAATGACAAGGGGGTCGTGGTCGTTCTCGCCGGGAGGAAGCCCCTCGGCATTCTCACCGAGCGCGATATCGTCGAGCTCCTCTTCAACGGCGTCGACCTCGACGAGACTGCCGAGCAGCATGCGCGGAAGCATCTCATCACGACGAAGAGCGACCGTACGATCGGCTACGCCCTGAACCTGATGATCGACAACAACATCAGGAGAATGATCGTCCTCGACGAGGAGAACGACTTTCTCGGCGTGATCACCCAGAAAGACATGCTCCGGCATCTCGAAAACGATTTCTACCGGGCCGCGATCAGGGTCCGACACCTCCTCGACCGGCTGCAGCCTCTCATCAGCGCGCCTCCCGATGCAGCGCTCAACGATGTTCTGAAGATCATAGTGAAGCACAAGATCAGCTCCGTCCCCCTGGTAAAGAGCGGCAGGGCCGTCGGCATTATCACCGAGAAGGACATCATCAAGCTGGCGGCCAGGAGGGTCCCGCTTGCCAGGAAAGTGAGCGGCTATATGTCGAAGCCGGTCATCGCCGTCGACCCGGCGACGACCCTCGTCGATGTCGTCGCGGCGATGAACGACCGTGATATCAGGAGGGTGGTCGTCAACGACGAAGAAGGCCGTGCCCTCGGGATTATCACCATCAAGGACGTGCTCCGGAATCTGGAGGGGGACTACAGCGAATTCCTCGAACGGAAGCTGCGCCATGCAAAGGACGTGCTGAACCTCCTCCCCGAGATGATGATCGAGGTGAGCGACGCGCGCAAGGAGCACCTGGTGGCATGGGTGAACGAGATGGTGCTGGCGAGGTTCGGCAGAAAGCTCATCGACAGGCCGGTCACCCGCCTCATACCGGTGAAGACCTGGGAGAAGATCTGCTCAGGGCTCCGCAGGTCGGGCACCGTGGAGGATGTGCGCTTCAGGAAGGACAGCCAGATCTACGAGCTTTCGGGGTTCTTCATAAAGACCGACGGGAAGGCGGAGCGCGGGAGGATACAGCTCATTATCAGGGACATCACCGAAGACATCAGGCTCTCGACCACGGACCCCCTGACCGGGCTTTACAACCGGCGCTTCATCCACGAGTTCCTGGTCAAGGAGATCGAGCGGAGCAAACGGCTCGACAAGAGCTTCTCGGTGGTGATACTCGATCTCGACGATTTCAAGCGATTGAACGATACGTACGGACACCCGGCCGGCGATGCCGTGCTCAGGGCCATCGCGCAGATGATCACGGACAATGTCAGGAGGGCCGATATCGCAGGGCGGTACGGAGGCGAGGAGTTCATCGTCATCATGCCGGAGTCGGCGAGCGGTATCGCGTCCTACGCCGCTGAGCGGCTGCGGAGCAGGATCGAGCAGCAGGCGATCGAGCTCCCGAAGAAGAAGAGGGCCTCTCTGACGGCGAGCTTCGGTGTCGCGACCTTTCCCCAGGACGGCACCTCGCCCGACGATCTGCTGGTCGCCGCCGACGATCGGCTCTACCGGGCGAAGCGGGAGGGCAAGAACAGGGTCGTCTTCGAGTAG
- the hslV gene encoding ATP-dependent protease subunit HslV, whose product MFHGTTILCVRRNGSVAIASDGQVTMGSTVVKHNAKKIRTMYNDKVLAGFAGATADAFTLFEKFESKLEAYRGNLTRAAVELAKEWRTDRILRRLEALLLVADAEHTFILSGTGDVIEPEGGVAAIGSGGPYAQASARALYENTGLPAVEIVKKAMEIASDICIYTNKTVTIEELHG is encoded by the coding sequence ATGTTTCACGGCACGACCATTCTCTGCGTCAGGCGCAACGGCAGCGTTGCGATTGCGAGCGATGGGCAGGTCACGATGGGGAGCACGGTAGTGAAGCACAATGCCAAGAAGATCAGGACGATGTATAATGACAAAGTCCTTGCAGGCTTTGCCGGGGCGACGGCGGACGCCTTTACGCTCTTCGAGAAGTTCGAGTCGAAACTCGAGGCGTACCGCGGGAACCTCACCCGCGCGGCGGTCGAGCTCGCCAAGGAGTGGCGTACCGACCGCATATTGCGGAGACTCGAGGCGCTGCTGCTCGTCGCCGATGCGGAGCACACGTTCATCCTCTCGGGAACGGGCGATGTCATCGAGCCCGAAGGCGGGGTCGCCGCCATAGGCTCCGGCGGGCCCTATGCGCAGGCATCGGCCCGGGCGCTCTACGAGAACACCGGCCTTCCCGCCGTAGAGATCGTCAAGAAGGCTATGGAGATAGCTTCCGATATCTGCATTTACACGAACAAGACCGTAACGATAGAGGAGTTACATGGATAA
- a CDS encoding deoxyribonuclease IV, giving the protein MAATRRRLGVHTSIAGGVHLSVERAKELGCTTMQIFSHNPRQWHAGALSEESVRQFRKLRKAYDIRPVYVHTSYLINLAAVSSDVLDKSMALLAQEMDLADALGAEYVVLHTGSASQDEPDNARKRAIASLKEVARRGSWRSRLLLENTAGERGDISSSMEELAEIVNGAGSGLIGGICIDTCHAFAAGYDLTRADGVAALAEEVSRHPGHGALQLIHLNDSKRGLNARVDRHEHIGDGAIGREGLRTFVNHPAFAGIPLILETPRKDEEDDRRNLGIVKGFLL; this is encoded by the coding sequence ATGGCGGCTACCCGCAGGCGCCTCGGCGTCCATACCTCCATAGCAGGCGGCGTCCATCTCTCGGTGGAGCGTGCGAAAGAGCTCGGCTGCACCACCATGCAGATATTCTCCCATAATCCGCGGCAGTGGCACGCCGGTGCGCTCTCTGAAGAGTCTGTCCGGCAGTTCAGAAAACTGAGAAAGGCATATGACATCCGTCCCGTCTATGTCCATACTTCCTACCTGATCAATCTCGCTGCAGTGAGCAGCGATGTCCTCGACAAGTCGATGGCGCTCCTGGCGCAGGAGATGGACCTCGCCGATGCGCTCGGCGCCGAGTACGTGGTCCTCCATACCGGCAGCGCATCGCAGGACGAGCCGGATAATGCCCGCAAGCGGGCGATTGCGTCGTTGAAAGAGGTTGCGCGGAGAGGGAGCTGGAGGTCCCGGCTGCTCCTGGAGAATACCGCCGGGGAGCGCGGGGATATCTCCTCCTCGATGGAGGAGCTCGCCGAGATCGTGAACGGCGCCGGCAGCGGTCTCATCGGCGGTATCTGCATCGATACCTGCCATGCCTTTGCCGCAGGATATGACCTCACGCGTGCGGACGGTGTTGCGGCCCTTGCCGAAGAGGTATCCCGGCATCCGGGGCACGGCGCACTGCAGCTCATTCATCTCAACGACTCCAAGAGGGGGCTCAACGCCCGCGTCGACCGGCACGAGCACATCGGCGACGGCGCGATCGGCAGGGAGGGGCTGCGGACGTTCGTCAACCACCCGGCCTTCGCAGGGATTCCCCTCATCCTCGAAACACCCAGGAAAGACGAGGAGGACGACCGCAGGAATTTGGGTATCGTGAAAGGCTTTCTGCTATAA
- the hslU gene encoding ATP-dependent protease ATPase subunit HslU → MDKFTPKKIVAELDRFIIGQDRAKRAVAVALRNRWRRQQLPEDLRDEVLPKNIIMIGPTGVGKTEIARRLARLANAPFLKIEASKFTEVGYVGRDVESMIRDLMEISLNMVKTEHMEKVQERAKVLAEDRVLDLLLPAPKFARVTTPDDQEREAYSDTRERLRAQLREGKLDSRHVEVEVKEKMMPFGVVSNVGMEELEINLKEMLGNFLPEKAKRKKVKVSEALAMLTQEEAGKLIDMERVTREARERVEQAGIVFIDEIDKIASKGSAHGPDVSREGVQRDLLPVVEGSTVNTKHGPVRTDHVLFIAAGAFHIAKPSDLIPELQGRFPIRVELESLGKDDFVRILTEPYNALIKQYVALLETEGLTLAFSEDAIDEIATIAVTVNEKTENIGARRLHTVLERLLEEISFNAPDMGRQTLAIDRPYVRQRLSDVVKNEDLSRYIL, encoded by the coding sequence ATGGATAAGTTCACCCCGAAAAAGATCGTCGCCGAGCTCGACCGGTTCATTATCGGGCAGGACAGGGCCAAGCGGGCCGTCGCCGTTGCCCTGAGAAACCGGTGGCGGCGGCAGCAGCTGCCCGAAGACCTGAGGGACGAAGTCCTGCCGAAGAATATCATCATGATCGGACCGACGGGCGTCGGCAAGACCGAGATCGCCCGCAGGCTCGCCCGGCTCGCGAACGCCCCCTTCCTCAAGATCGAGGCATCGAAGTTCACCGAAGTCGGCTATGTGGGCCGCGATGTAGAGTCCATGATCAGGGACCTCATGGAGATCAGCCTGAACATGGTGAAGACGGAGCATATGGAGAAAGTACAGGAGAGGGCGAAAGTGCTTGCCGAAGACCGGGTGCTCGACCTCCTGCTCCCTGCGCCGAAATTCGCCCGGGTCACGACCCCCGACGACCAGGAGCGCGAGGCCTACAGCGATACGCGCGAGCGGCTGCGCGCACAGCTGCGGGAAGGAAAGCTCGACTCCCGGCATGTCGAGGTCGAAGTGAAAGAAAAGATGATGCCCTTCGGCGTCGTCTCGAACGTCGGCATGGAAGAGCTCGAGATCAATCTCAAGGAGATGCTCGGCAATTTCCTGCCCGAGAAGGCGAAAAGAAAAAAGGTCAAGGTCTCCGAAGCGCTGGCCATGCTCACCCAGGAAGAGGCGGGCAAGCTCATCGACATGGAGAGGGTGACCAGGGAGGCGCGCGAGCGGGTCGAGCAGGCGGGGATCGTCTTCATCGACGAGATCGACAAGATCGCGAGCAAGGGGAGCGCCCACGGTCCCGACGTCTCCCGCGAGGGAGTGCAGCGGGACCTGCTGCCTGTTGTCGAGGGCTCGACCGTCAATACCAAGCACGGCCCGGTCCGGACGGACCATGTCCTCTTCATTGCTGCCGGCGCGTTCCATATCGCCAAGCCCTCCGATCTCATACCGGAGCTCCAGGGAAGGTTCCCCATACGGGTCGAGCTCGAATCGCTCGGCAAGGATGATTTCGTAAGGATCCTCACCGAGCCCTACAACGCGCTCATCAAGCAGTACGTTGCCCTGCTCGAGACCGAAGGCCTCACCCTCGCCTTCAGCGAGGATGCGATCGACGAGATCGCGACGATCGCGGTAACGGTCAACGAGAAGACGGAAAATATCGGGGCACGGAGGCTCCACACCGTGCTCGAGCGGCTCCTCGAGGAGATTTCGTTCAATGCGCCCGATATGGGCAGGCAGACGCTGGCCATAGACCGGCCATACGTGAGACAGCGGCTGTCGGATGTCGTCAAGAATGAGGATCTCAGCAGGTATATCTTATAA